The region GATCTGTTATTTGTTCTATGTTTGATCTGTCAGTTGGTAATGTGAAAACTTTTGAAAGAGAACCAGAATCAGAATGTAGCTTTCTGTGTAGCCAAGGTATGTTTGTCTGTATAAATGAAGCCCTTCCTGTGTGTGGAGGCGATGATGATCTTATtcggatgtatatatatattatcataaatattttataatttatattttttaatttcaaaagggCCTTGTATCCGGGCTGCTAAAAATATCTGGGCCTGAAGTTTCCAGTTGTTATGTGGTGTTGTGGATATTTTCTCCTCTaagcataattaaaaaaagagaaaaaaaaagaaaagcaaacatGATTTGATGCATGACACGGAGTATTTGTAAGCATATAcctaatttaattaatcttctccctctacactatgccaacaaaagatacaaatacaatcaaacaaatatatagataatatatatacgTATTGCCTCTCCTTCTGTTAGCTTTACTGTTAACAAACTCAATACATGGACTTACACAATAGTCAGTAACAGTACTGCTAACAGatgcataaatatatagattaaaTAACTTTATATTAACTAGTAGTAATTTACTCAATGTTCTTAATTATAATGTAGTAATATATAGGCATCAATTAACTGTATTGTTTGTCTGGAGAGCAAGGAATCCAGTGATCATCTGACAAGTTGGCCGTCAAACTAAACGGAAAACTGGGACCATGGTTGTTATTGCCATTGTAGATGTTTGAAAACTGACTACCATTCATCTCCAACGGCggcaaatcaagcatgaaacCATTAGTCTGTTCTGGATGTGCAAAATCTATGCATGCAAAGGACTtaccttcttcatcttccagcATGGAAGCAATAACATCAACAGCATTATCTTGTTTTAATGGGAATGTTTGTGCTTGTGATGGTACTGAAGAGAAGATGAAGTTTGTGGGTTGGTTTACAGCTGCTTCATGATCAACAACTGGAGAATAATTAACAGGAATCAAGGATGGCTTGCAACTGACGTTCATGAGATTGATGGCTCTGTAGGTTGACACATCCAAAGGAGGGTAATTATAATGATCATCAGCAGTTGCACACTTCTGCAGCATGAACTGAGTAGTGTTTTGCTGAGGAGTTGAGAACATGTCATGAGACTCTATGTTTTcttgtgatggtgatgctgatgatgaagatggtgatgcCCATGCATGAGATTGCAGTGCTCTTTGTGCCATTGAACTAGTCTTCTTAAATATCCTACAAATAGCCCATGAATCCTGTAATATAAGACATATAAATATATGGTTAGCATTCATGCATGCAatgcatggatatatatataaactcaaagtgatcatgagtaatatatatatacattgggaTGGATGTTCTTGTCTAGAGGTTTTTTAGTGTCAATGAGTGAAGGAAGCCTGAACTCATGCATCATCCAGTCAGTTTTAATCCCTTTAGCAGCTCTTCCTCTATAAAAAACCAGTGATTTCTTCAGTCCTATGCATTTAGTTGATCCCTCTGATGAATATATAGGTCTATCTGTTCCAGTTGCCTTCCAAAACCCAGCTCCAGTGACCCTGTTAGGCCTTGCACTGTTTCGGTATTTTCGATCTCTTGGGCAGTAAAAATACCACTCTTTTTCTCCAGTTGATGcaaactctatatatatatatatatcaacaataatatatataagaacaaCAACACATCAATgataagaataagaacaagaacaagaacaagaatgaaACAAGTTAGAAATTAAGATGCAGTAGATGCTTACTAGGAAGGTCCCATGGATCATATTTGTATATGTCCAGTTGTCTGATAAGCTCAATGGAGAGAGGCTTTTGTTGAATCTTTCTCTTGAGATAAAAACCAACCAGTTCTTCATCAGTTGGATGAAATCTAAACCCTGGAAGCATCACTTCATTATCCATCTCATTCCTCATCATCTCCTCCATCTTAAATCAACTCAACACTACTATACCAAATTAATGATAACAAAAAAACTCTTTATATTAACTCTAATTTTAATACACTAATTCCCAGAAAAGCTCATTAATTTGtatcctctctctctttctttttctttctctatatGTACTTCTCCAGAGTGTCCGGCTGATCTTAAGGCTAGCTCCTTATGTGAACACTTATATTGAAGAATCAAATGGtccatttgtttatttatttatttatttattttgaaatccaAATGAGAGGATCTCAAAAAAGACTGCAGAAAAAGCACAGTTTTATAATATGAAATCATGGGAATAGAGTTCTGATGCATCAAGCAAGGAAACCAAGACAAAGCTAAGTCCATTTTTTACTGcttttttttagtattatattattcttaatTCTTAGTCTCTCCTGATCCAAAAATCCTTTCTCAaattccccttttttttaaaaaaagaaaaaaaaatattttacaatcaaattaATCCTTTTCTATTACATGCTCTTTTCTTGTcagtgtttgtttgttttggagCTTGTGGAgattctttgaaattaaataaaaaaattattgaactaTAGTGACTGTTTCACTTTCACACACTTGCATGGCTCTTTGGACATATTTAACCCTGTGATTGTAAGGAAGATTTTTTGGTTAATTGATGGCATTATGGTAATTCGGTATATATGCATTATTGaaggaaatagaaaaaaagttttattgagAGAAAGTGACGTTCATTTTAAGAGaggtggttttttttattattattactgttttaactatgaaatatttaattggaCTCAAGTCAGACAAGATTAGGTTCTTGGTCTATTCATGTTGGTGCACCATTTTGATGACTTGTTCATATATAGGTGTATTTGTGTTGCCCTAATCTAACCTAtcatctatctatatatgtatgtatatatataaaagatctTAGTTTTTTTAAAGCCACTAGCTATAAACTGGGTTAGGCTCCAGTCTAATACACCTCTCATCTATTATTTTCTGatgtatatttaaatatttgacacatgtcatttatgattttttaatggTCAGAATTTAAACttggttaatattctctttttatatactaaatattgaacaaatttttttttgcgtaaaaaattatatattcttttatgtttttatgttttttttttaaattaaaaataaattttattattttctacatCAATTAGACCGATtttgcatttaaaaaattaaactttttattttttttcttaacacaacaattgcaacaaactttatcttttctttattaaaattttcatcaaatatatatatatatatataaatttttttaaataatcaaagaaaaagcaaaaggaggtagttaaaaaatattgaaaatttaatgctctaactaaaaaaataaagagttttttttaacatatattgaTACCGCATTATGATTAAATAATgttgtggaaaaaaaaaattaaccaagtttaaattttaaccTTGAAATTATAAATGACACGATGCATGAAAAATAATGGATGGGAAGAGTATTGGACTATATATAACTGAACCCCTATAAACTAGTCCTGGTACAGATACTAAAATCCTATAAAAGGTTAGATTTTTCCTGGTGAGAGTttgtttttacataaaaatttgaagattaATCTATAATAtgtttattacataaaaaaaatataatttttttttaatttagttaaatattttttttaatctttttttaaattgatagaACATatcatccatttttaattttttaaatcttttaaatCTTTTAACATGGTGGTTTTCTAGAGGTCACGggctaaaaagtaaaaactaatCTGAGTACCTCAAAACCTTATAAAAAGATAGATCTCTcccaattgttatttttttacacaaaaattgaaaagttaGCCTATAATGTGTTTATTGCataaaagatataattttttttttcttatttctatccTTTACTAATTGTTAATTGCTCTCAAGtcaaattttatctttaacTTGAGTTatagttgttatatatatataatttttattaaataaatgatataataagaACAGAAAAGAGAACAGaaatattataacaataaattattatcataatcataatcataataaataatagaaagatTGGCAAAAACATTAAActaatcagaaaaaaaaaatgtataaattgaattttttttttattccctttcAATGAATAATTTGAGCCGTGCGGGCAAATGTATAGAATAAGTCGTTGTTcccaaattattatatatatatatatatatatatataattagtgtaTGACCAGAGAGTTCAAATGGGCAGAGTTTGCTACCTTTGTCACTAGAAATGGAAACACATGAAGAACCTTCAATTTAATgtttgcatagttaattgggaaCACCAAACCCTAATTCACTTTCCCCAAACCTAACCCTAAATTTGAACTATTCTTGTCTGTCCCTTGACCTTGGATTTCTCACTCAacccacacgag is a window of Dioscorea cayenensis subsp. rotundata cultivar TDr96_F1 chromosome 5, TDr96_F1_v2_PseudoChromosome.rev07_lg8_w22 25.fasta, whole genome shotgun sequence DNA encoding:
- the LOC120262299 gene encoding protein FEZ-like; amino-acid sequence: MEEMMRNEMDNEVMLPGFRFHPTDEELVGFYLKRKIQQKPLSIELIRQLDIYKYDPWDLPKFASTGEKEWYFYCPRDRKYRNSARPNRVTGAGFWKATGTDRPIYSSEGSTKCIGLKKSLVFYRGRAAKGIKTDWMMHEFRLPSLIDTKKPLDKNIHPNDSWAICRIFKKTSSMAQRALQSHAWASPSSSSASPSQENIESHDMFSTPQQNTTQFMLQKCATADDHYNYPPLDVSTYRAINLMNVSCKPSLIPVNYSPVVDHEAAVNQPTNFIFSSVPSQAQTFPLKQDNAVDVIASMLEDEEGKSFACIDFAHPEQTNGFMLDLPPLEMNGSQFSNIYNGNNNHGPSFPFSLTANLSDDHWIPCSPDKQYS